A genomic region of Prionailurus bengalensis isolate Pbe53 chromosome D1, Fcat_Pben_1.1_paternal_pri, whole genome shotgun sequence contains the following coding sequences:
- the MRGPRG gene encoding LOW QUALITY PROTEIN: mas-related G-protein coupled receptor member G (The sequence of the model RefSeq protein was modified relative to this genomic sequence to represent the inferred CDS: inserted 5 bases in 3 codons; deleted 2 bases in 1 codon; substituted 1 base at 1 genomic stop codon), translating into MFGLWRTSNSVLLDLTXAVGLGGLVGSGLVLXHLGFRVGKGPLSVYVLRPAAADSLFLCCQLGFSAVQAALGSGDNLPFAGFSVGLGLLAASAPSSCLSRVFPTCCPGCRPRHTSGLVCGLVWALSPPAMLRPANACGPHQTLTCVRYHAASVARLLSPACAXGSPAPFLWVNCRSQRPRPKLWGIAPGSGLLLLFCGLPLVFWSLWPLLNLLRPLFGPLATLXRDAKPFICFTAGQQPGKRQPLWVVLQRSLREETARRPGASLCLNIGPQYRGGPSPGQTLPG; encoded by the exons ATGTTCGGGCTCTGGAGAACCTCCAACAGCGTGCTTCTCGACCTCA TGGCCGTCGGCCTCGGAGGGCTGGTGGGGAGCGGGCTTGTCCTCTGACACCTCGGCTTCCGCGTCGGGAAGGGCCCCCTCTCCGTCTACGTCCTCCGCCCGGCCGCCGCGGACAGCCTGTTCCTCTGCTGCCAGCTGGGCTTCTCCGCCGTCCAGGCCGCCCTGGGCTCCGGGGACAACCTGCCCTTTGCGGGCTTCTccgtggggctggggctgctggcGGCCTCGGCACCGAGT AGCTGCCTGTCCCGCGTCTTCCCCACCTGCTGCCCCGGCTGCCGGCCCAGACACACCTCGGGCCTCGTCTGCGGCCTCGTCTGGGCCCTGAGCCCGCCGGCCATGCTGCGGCCCGCCAACGCCTGCGGCCCGCACCAGACCCTGACCTGCGTGCGGTACCACGCGGCCAGCGTCGCGCGGCTGCTGTCCCCGGCCTGCGC GGGGAGCCCGGCGCCCTTCCTCTGGGTGAACTGCCGCTCCCAGCGTCCGCGGCCCAAGCTGTGGGGCATTGCTCCCGGCTCCGGGCTCCTGCTCCTCTTTTGCGGCCTCCCGCTGGTCTTCTGGAGCCTGTGGCCCCTCCTCAACCTCCTGCGGCCCCTGTTCGGCCCGCTGGCCACCCT CCGCGACGCCAAGCCCTTCATCTGCTTCACCGCAGGCCAGCAGCCGGGCAAACGCCAGCCGCTGTGGGTGGTTCTGCAGAGGTCCCTGAGGGAGGAGACCGCACGGAGGCCAGGGGCCAGTCTCTGCCTCAATATAGGGCCTCAATATAGGGGCGGCCCCAGCCCTGGCCAGACCCTTCCCGGgtga